The following proteins come from a genomic window of Achromobacter sp. AONIH1:
- a CDS encoding YhbY family RNA-binding protein — protein sequence MPILELTSRERSDLRSAAHPLRPVVLIGDNGLTEAVLKEIDRALTSHGLIKVRAGGDDREAREAMLSEICDKLSCAPVHHLGKTLILFRQLPGNIKPAALAALEPERPAKRRASEPHTPKKLAAEGKTLSKRPARRADPDEAPAKPARVPASELNKNGKPMRPSTRKASGSAHAIPRRAGSALSLRAGARSGTSRRSSSKR from the coding sequence ATGCCTATATTAGAACTTACCTCTCGCGAGCGCAGCGACCTTCGGTCCGCCGCTCACCCCCTGCGCCCCGTCGTCCTGATCGGCGACAACGGCCTGACCGAGGCCGTGCTCAAGGAAATCGACCGGGCGCTGACTTCCCATGGCCTGATCAAGGTCCGCGCCGGCGGTGACGATCGCGAGGCGCGCGAGGCCATGCTGTCGGAAATCTGCGACAAGCTGTCCTGCGCCCCGGTACACCACCTGGGCAAGACGCTGATCCTGTTCCGCCAGCTGCCGGGCAACATCAAGCCCGCCGCACTGGCCGCCCTGGAGCCCGAACGTCCCGCCAAGCGCCGCGCCTCCGAGCCGCATACGCCCAAGAAGCTCGCCGCCGAAGGCAAGACGCTGTCCAAGCGCCCGGCGCGCCGGGCCGACCCGGACGAAGCCCCGGCCAAGCCGGCGCGCGTCCCGGCCAGCGAGCTCAACAAGAACGGCAAGCCCATGCGCCCGAGCACCCGCAAGGCATCCGGCAGCGCCCACGCGATTCCGCGCCGCGCGGGCAGCGCGCTCAGCCTGCGCGCCGGAGCCCGCAGCGGCACCAGCCGCCGCTCGTCGTCCAAGCGCTGA